In a single window of the Nocardiopsis composta genome:
- a CDS encoding DUF4229 domain-containing protein yields MRSVLAYTSARLLLFAVAFGVLYLLGARGFLAIVLAFLISGLVSYVLLSKQRDAMSVHVADGLERMRGMGRRLESGASHEDDAQRPGAAPVAPTPLKDLDTEVAAEGDGSAENARQDAEEAPAEQADRPSAGSGVTASTRD; encoded by the coding sequence ATGCGTAGCGTCCTCGCTTACACCTCCGCCCGCCTTCTGCTCTTCGCGGTGGCGTTCGGCGTCCTGTACCTTCTGGGCGCTCGCGGCTTCCTCGCGATCGTCCTGGCCTTCCTGATCAGCGGCCTGGTCAGCTACGTGCTGCTGTCCAAGCAGCGGGACGCGATGTCGGTGCACGTGGCCGACGGGCTGGAGCGGATGCGCGGGATGGGCCGCCGGCTGGAGTCGGGCGCCTCGCACGAGGACGACGCCCAGCGCCCCGGCGCGGCCCCGGTCGCCCCGACCCCGCTCAAGGACCTGGACACCGAGGTCGCCGCCGAGGGCGACGGGAGCGCCGAGAACGCGCGGCAGGACGCAGAGGAGGCCCCGGCCGAGCAGGCGGACCGTCCCTCCGCCGGCAGCGGGGTCACCGCCTCCACCCGGGACTGA